In one window of Henckelia pumila isolate YLH828 chromosome 1, ASM3356847v2, whole genome shotgun sequence DNA:
- the LOC140874784 gene encoding probable WRKY transcription factor 7 → MAIDCIPAYAFTAKMEENAAQEAAAAGLQSVDKLIRLLSTSNNFKAEPTPDCRAVVDVAVEKFKKFISILDRCRTGHARFRRGPVQINREKAEPGPETAGSPPRASPPADDDTCAKIQHPTPVQRLPPLPHHHHHQQPTRNGSCERKETATTINFGSPANSFRTGDTDSLQQSMSSGFQITNMSSAGRPPLSTSSLKRKCTSVDDSNGKCADGSTGSRCHCPKKRKSKVKRVERVAAISMKLADIPPDDFSWRKYGQKPIKGSPHPRGYYKCSSVKLCPARKHVERALDDPAMLIVTYEGEHNHSHPNTKAPALVLESS, encoded by the exons ATGGCTATCGATTGTATACCGGCCTATGCTTTCACCGCCAAGATGGAAGAGAACGCCGCCCAAGAAGCGGCCGCCGCCGGCCTTCAGAGCGTCGATAAGCTTATCAGATTACTCTCCACCTCCAACAATTTCAAAGCAGAACCGACACCCGACTGTCGGGCCGTCGTCGATGTCGCCGTcgaaaaattcaagaagttcatcTCCATACTCGACCGCTGCAGAACCGGCCACGCCAGATTCCGCCGCGGACCGGTTCAGATTAATCGGGAGAAGGCCGAACCGGGTCCCGAGACGGCTGGCTCGCCTCCCCGAGCCTCGCCGCCGGCGGATGACGACACGTGCGCCAAAATTCAGCACCCGACGCCGGTTCAGAGGCTTCCGCCGCTGCctcaccaccaccaccaccagcAGCCGACGAGGAACGGGTCGTGCGAGAGGAAAGAGACGGCGACCACGATAAACTTCGGCTCGCCGGCGAATTCCTTTAGAACCGGCGACACCGACAGCCTTCAGCAGTCGATGTCCTCGGGATTTCAGATCACGAACATGTCCTCCGCCGGGCGGCCGCCGCTCTCCACATCCTCTTTGAAGAGGAAGTGCACCTCCGTGGACGACTCCAACGGCAAGTGTGCCGATGGGTCAACTGGGAGCCGCTGCCATTGTCCCAAGAAAAG GAAATCAAAAGTGAAAAGGGTAGAAAGAGTTGCAGCTATAAGCATGAAGTTGGCTGATATTCCACCTGATGATTTCTCTTGGAGAAAGTATGGCCAAAAACCCATCAAGGGTTCCCCTCATCCTAG GGGATATTACAAGTGTAGCAGTGTAAAATTGTGCCCGGCCCGGAAACATGTGGAGCGGGCCTTGGACGACCCGGCAATGTTGATCGTTACTTACGAAGGTGAACACAATCACTCCCATCCCAATACAAAAGCACCTGCGTTGGTCCTCGAATCATCTTGA